TGATCGCTGACCGCTGATCGCTGACCGCCAAATCAGGCGCGCTCATCGATGGCTTCATTCGACAGGCGGTCGGCGATGACGTTCTGCTCGCGCGGGACGTGGCGGTAGGTGACGCGGCGAAACGACCGCTCCCTTGCGCGGACGATCTCGTAGAGCTGTTTCATGTCCGGGTGCTTCACCTTGTAGACGCCGGTGAGCTGCCGGATCATCAACTCCGAATCGGCGCGCACCTCCACCTCGCCCGCGCCGGCCTTGGCCGCGGCCTCGAGCCCGAGGATGAGCGCCGAATATTCCGCGACATTGTTGGTCGCCTCGCCGAGGTATTTCTTCACCACCGCGACCGC
This genomic stretch from bacterium harbors:
- a CDS encoding ribonuclease HI family protein: PAAPSREAAKYPRVILNSDGAARGNPGPAGAGAYVSTPDGEAVAVVKKYLGEATNNVAEYSALILGLEAAAKAGAGEVEVRADSELMIRQLTGVYKVKHPDMKQLYEIVRARERSFRRVTYRHVPREQNVIADRLSNEAIDERA